One part of the Sardina pilchardus chromosome 5, fSarPil1.1, whole genome shotgun sequence genome encodes these proteins:
- the pof1b gene encoding protein POF1B isoform X2 — translation MTLPYSKTSTVYRTVSVASEPNVAGIVSPTDGATYRTVSVPVSPVSQQVQYINGTLDGNAVYGGMRYLVPVQRGDSYMMVNQGAQVIPQQQMMTQQVLTPVYLQNVGMQNMGIQNMSMQNVGMQRISVGSVEDVVVENGNAPSVFSQTSSPAKSPEPVHQEQEEVVETIVQKVSRVEIKAELPEPEPTPKLDTRYFGELLAEVYRKNCDIHSCISEHVSKIRGRKHLLDSIDYKAEKQEVEALIPKGLSELTKQQIRYLLQTRLTADKTMRLLLTTFSSLREELLHMQEDLRRLESEKEELERDLSFKSDQALQYDRLIESLRDNNRQLQITLKETTSSQQSLETHLLSSRSGESSREFRIKELEGLKKALEQENEMLRQKMVGQLSSSTLSAKTEELSRQYTQNLNSLREEKDKELQTLRTQIIRIQTEHTTERTSDTSLQLRITELMATLEQRDSLVKRQEEEIKRLQEEKNSAAQNVTRTVITKRYRNQYPILGLLSDDYQYTSPVKEAKTIVIEKTGEMIKQE, via the exons ATGACGCTTCCTTATTCCAAAACTTCCACGGTGTATCGCACAGTTAGCGTAGCTTCGGAACCAAACGTTGCGGGAATTGTCTCTCCTACTGACGGCGCAACATACAGGACCGTGAGTGTTCCTGTATCGCCTGTGTCCCAGCAAGTGCAGTACATTAATGGTACCCTGgatggaaatgcagtttatggTGGTATGCGTTACCTGGTCCCTGTTCAGAGGGGCGATTCTTATATGATGGTCAACCAAGGTGCGCAGGTTATCCCACAGCAGCAGATGATGACACAACAGGTTTTGACACCTGTATACTTGCAGAATGTCGGCATGCAGAATATGGGCATCCAGAATATGAGCATGCAGAATGTGGGCATGCAGAGAATCAGCGTCGGCAGTGTGGAGGACGTTGTG GTGGAGAATGGAAATGCTCCCTCCGTTTTCAGCCAGACTTCCAGTCCCGCCAAGAGCCCAGAGCCAGTCCATCAAGAG CAGGAGGAAGTGGTGGAGACCATCGTGCAGAAGGTCTCGCGGGTGGAGATAAAGGCGGAGCTGCCCGAGCCGGAACCCACGCCCAAGCTGGACACGCGCTACTTCGGAGAGCTGCTGGCGGAGGTCTACCGCAAGAACTGTGACATCCACTCCTGCATCTCGGAGCATGTGTCCAAGATCAGAGGACG GAAGCACCTCCTTGATTCCATTGATTATAAG GCGGAGAAGCAGGAGGTGGAGGCCTTAATCCCCAAAGGATTGTCGGAGCTCACCAAACAGCAGATCCGCTATCTGTTACAG ACCCGGTTGACGGCCGACAAGACCATGCGTCTGCTCCTGACCACCTTCAGCAGCCTGAGAGAGGAACTGCTGCACATGCAGGAAGACCTGCGT CGTctagagagtgagaaggaggagctggagagggaTTTGAGCTTCAAGTCGGACCAGGCCCTGCAGTACGACCGCCTGATTGAGAGTCTGCGAGACAACAACCGACAGCTCCAG ATCACATTGAAGGAGACCACCAGCTCCCAGCAGAGCCTTGAGACGCACCTCCTCAGCAGTCGCAGCGGCGAATCCAGCCGCGAGTTCCGCATTAAGGAGCTGGAGGGCCTCAAGAAGGCCCTGGAACAGGAGAACGAGATGCTCAGACAGAAG aTGGTGGGCCAGCTCAGTAGCTCAACTCTGAGTGCCAAGACGGAGGAGCTGTCCCGCCAGTACACCCAGAACCTCAACTCCCTGCGTGAGGAGAAGGACAAGGAGCTGCAGACCCTCCGG accCAGATTATAAGGATCCAGACAGAACACACCACAGAGCGCACTAGTGACACGAGCCTGCAGCTGCGCATCACGGAGCTCATGGCCACCTTGGAGCAGCGCGACAGTCTCGTCAAACGCCAGGAGGAG GAGATCAAGCGACTTCAGGAGGAGAAAAACAGCGCTGCACAAAATGTCACCAGGACTGTCATCACGAAAAG GTACCGCAACCAGTATCCCATCCTGGGCCTGCTCAGCGACGACTACCAGTACACGTCCCCAGTGAAGGAGGCCAAGACCATAGTGATCGAGAAGACAGGGGAGATGATCAAACAG GAATGA
- the pof1b gene encoding protein POF1B isoform X1 encodes MTLPYSKTSTVYRTVSVASEPNVAGIVSPTDGATYRTVSVPVSPVSQQVQYINGTLDGNAVYGGMRYLVPVQRGDSYMMVNQGAQVIPQQQMMTQQVLTPVYLQNVGMQNMGIQNMSMQNVGMQRISVGSVEDVVVENGNAPSVFSQTSSPAKSPEPVHQEQEEVVETIVQKVSRVEIKAELPEPEPTPKLDTRYFGELLAEVYRKNCDIHSCISEHVSKIRGRKHLLDSIDYKAEKQEVEALIPKGLSELTKQQIRYLLQTRLTADKTMRLLLTTFSSLREELLHMQEDLRRLESEKEELERDLSFKSDQALQYDRLIESLRDNNRQLQITLKETTSSQQSLETHLLSSRSGESSREFRIKELEGLKKALEQENEMLRQKMVGQLSSSTLSAKTEELSRQYTQNLNSLREEKDKELQTLRTQIIRIQTEHTTERTSDTSLQLRITELMATLEQRDSLVKRQEEEIKRLQEEKNSAAQNVTRTVITKRYRNQYPILGLLSDDYQYTSPVKEAKTIVIEKTGEMIKQEIITTP; translated from the exons ATGACGCTTCCTTATTCCAAAACTTCCACGGTGTATCGCACAGTTAGCGTAGCTTCGGAACCAAACGTTGCGGGAATTGTCTCTCCTACTGACGGCGCAACATACAGGACCGTGAGTGTTCCTGTATCGCCTGTGTCCCAGCAAGTGCAGTACATTAATGGTACCCTGgatggaaatgcagtttatggTGGTATGCGTTACCTGGTCCCTGTTCAGAGGGGCGATTCTTATATGATGGTCAACCAAGGTGCGCAGGTTATCCCACAGCAGCAGATGATGACACAACAGGTTTTGACACCTGTATACTTGCAGAATGTCGGCATGCAGAATATGGGCATCCAGAATATGAGCATGCAGAATGTGGGCATGCAGAGAATCAGCGTCGGCAGTGTGGAGGACGTTGTG GTGGAGAATGGAAATGCTCCCTCCGTTTTCAGCCAGACTTCCAGTCCCGCCAAGAGCCCAGAGCCAGTCCATCAAGAG CAGGAGGAAGTGGTGGAGACCATCGTGCAGAAGGTCTCGCGGGTGGAGATAAAGGCGGAGCTGCCCGAGCCGGAACCCACGCCCAAGCTGGACACGCGCTACTTCGGAGAGCTGCTGGCGGAGGTCTACCGCAAGAACTGTGACATCCACTCCTGCATCTCGGAGCATGTGTCCAAGATCAGAGGACG GAAGCACCTCCTTGATTCCATTGATTATAAG GCGGAGAAGCAGGAGGTGGAGGCCTTAATCCCCAAAGGATTGTCGGAGCTCACCAAACAGCAGATCCGCTATCTGTTACAG ACCCGGTTGACGGCCGACAAGACCATGCGTCTGCTCCTGACCACCTTCAGCAGCCTGAGAGAGGAACTGCTGCACATGCAGGAAGACCTGCGT CGTctagagagtgagaaggaggagctggagagggaTTTGAGCTTCAAGTCGGACCAGGCCCTGCAGTACGACCGCCTGATTGAGAGTCTGCGAGACAACAACCGACAGCTCCAG ATCACATTGAAGGAGACCACCAGCTCCCAGCAGAGCCTTGAGACGCACCTCCTCAGCAGTCGCAGCGGCGAATCCAGCCGCGAGTTCCGCATTAAGGAGCTGGAGGGCCTCAAGAAGGCCCTGGAACAGGAGAACGAGATGCTCAGACAGAAG aTGGTGGGCCAGCTCAGTAGCTCAACTCTGAGTGCCAAGACGGAGGAGCTGTCCCGCCAGTACACCCAGAACCTCAACTCCCTGCGTGAGGAGAAGGACAAGGAGCTGCAGACCCTCCGG accCAGATTATAAGGATCCAGACAGAACACACCACAGAGCGCACTAGTGACACGAGCCTGCAGCTGCGCATCACGGAGCTCATGGCCACCTTGGAGCAGCGCGACAGTCTCGTCAAACGCCAGGAGGAG GAGATCAAGCGACTTCAGGAGGAGAAAAACAGCGCTGCACAAAATGTCACCAGGACTGTCATCACGAAAAG GTACCGCAACCAGTATCCCATCCTGGGCCTGCTCAGCGACGACTACCAGTACACGTCCCCAGTGAAGGAGGCCAAGACCATAGTGATCGAGAAGACAGGGGAGATGATCAAACAG GAAATCATTACCACACCttaa